The following are from one region of the Falco biarmicus isolate bFalBia1 chromosome 1, bFalBia1.pri, whole genome shotgun sequence genome:
- the PCDH10 gene encoding protocadherin-10 isoform X4: MIVLFLFALLWMVEGALCQLHYTVQEEQEHGTFVGNIAEDLGLDITKLSARRFQTAPNSRSPYLELNLETGVLYVNEKIDREQICKQSPSCLLHLEVFLENPLELFRVEIEVLDINDNPPSFPEPDLTVEISESATPGTRFPLESAFDPDVGTNSLRTYEITPNSYFSLDVQTQGDGNRFAELVLDKPLDREQQAVHRYVLTAVDGGQPQQRTGTALLTIRVLDSNDNVPAFEQPVYTVSLPENSPPGTLVLQLNATDPDEGQNGEVIYSFSSHISARARELFGIAPRTGRLEVSGELDYEESSVYQVYVQAKDLGPNAVPAHCKVLVRVLDANDNAPEISFSTVKEAVSEAAAPGTVVALFSVSDRDSEENGQVQCELLQGDAPFRLKSSFKNYYTIVTEGPLDREQPGGDAYTLTVVARDRGEPPLSTSKSIQVRVSDVNDNAPRFSQPVYQVYVSENNVPGAYIYAVSATDRDQGANAQLAYSILESQIQGMSVFTYVSINSENGFLYALRSFDYEQLKEFSFQVEARDAGEEPQPLAGNATVNIVVVDQNDNAPAIVSPLPGRNGTPAREALPRGAEPGYLVSRVAAVDADDGENARLTYSIVRGNEASLFRMDWRTGELRTARRVPAKRDPQRPYELVIEVRDHGQPPLSSTAAIQVVLVDGAAERPGGGGGGGLGAGAGAGGGGGGGSGEHRPSRSGGDTSLDLTLILIIALGSVSFIFLLAMIVLAVRCQKEKKLNIYTCLASDCCLGCCCCCPCCSRQARARKKKLSKSDIMLVQSSNVPSNPAQVPVEESGSFGSHHHNQNYCYQVCLTPESAKTDLMFLKPCSPSRSTDAEHNPCGAIVTGYADQQPDIISNGSILSSETKHQRAELSYLVDRPRRVNSSAFQEADIVSSKDSGHGDSEQGDSDHDATNRGQSSGMDLFSNCTEECKALGHSDRCWMPSFVPSDGRQAADYRSNLHVPGMDSVPDTEVFETPEAQPGAERSFSTFGKEKALHNTLERKELDGLLSNTRAPYKPPYLTRKRIC, translated from the exons ATGATTGTGCTATTCCTCTTTGCCTTGCTCTGGATGGTGGAGGGGGCCCTTTGCCAGCTCCATTACACGGTGCAGGAAGAGCAGGAGCATGGCACGTTCGTGGGGAATATCGCCGAGGACCTGGGCTTGGACATTACAAAACTTTCGGCTCGCCGCTTCCAGACGGCGCCCAACTCCCGTAGCCCTTACCTGGAGCTCAACCTGGAAACCGGGGTGCTCTACGTGAACGAGAAGATCGACCGGGAGCAGATCTGCAAGCagagcccctcctgcctgctgcacctGGAGGTCTTCTTGGAGAACCCCCTCGAGCTGTTCCGGGTGGAGATCGAGGTGCTGGACATCAACGACAACCCGCCCTCCTTCCCGGAGCCCGACCTCACCGTGGAGATCTCGGAGAGCGCCACGCCGGGTACCCGCTTCCCCCTGGAGAGCGCCTTCGACCCCGACGTGGGCACCAACTCGCTGCGCACCTACGAGATCACCCCCAACAGCTACTTCTCCCTGGACGTGCAGACGCAGGGGGACGGCAACCGCTTTGCCGAGCTGGTGCTGGACAAGCCCCTGGACCGGGAGCAGCAAGCGGTGCACCGCTACGTGCTGACCGCGGTGGACGgcgggcagccccagcagcgcaCCGGCACCGCCCTGCTCACCATCAGGGTACTGGACTCCAACGACAACGTCCCCGCCTTCGAGCAGCCCGTCTACACCGTGTCGCTGCCGGAGAACTCGCCGCCGGGCaccctggtgctgcagctcaACGCCACCGACCCCGACGAGGGGCAGAACGGCGAGGTGATCTACTCCTTCAGCAGCCACATCTCCGCCCGCGCCCGGGAGCTCTTCGGCATCGCGCCGCGCACCGGGCGGCTGGAGGTGAGCGGCGAGCTGGACTACGAGGAGAGCAGCGTGTACCAGGTGTACGTGCAAGCCAAGGACCTGGGGCCCAACGCCGTGCCGGCGCACTGCAAGGTGCTGGTGCGGGTGCTGGACGCCAACGACAACGCGCCCGAGATCAGCTTCTCCACCGTCAAGGAGGCGGTGAGCgaggcggcggcgccgggcaCCGTGGTGGCCCTCTTCAGCGTCTCGGACCGCGACTCGGAGGAGAACGGGCAGGTGCAGTGCGAGCTGCTGCAGGGCGACGCGCCCTTCCGCCTCAAGAGCTCCTTCAAGAACTACTACACCATCGTCACCGAGGGGCCGCTGGACCGCGAGCAGCCGGGCGGCGACGCCTACACCCTCACCGTGGTGGCCCGGGACCGCGGCGAGCCGCCGCTGAGCACCAGCAAGTCCATCCAGGTGCGGGTGAGCGACGTGAACGACAACGCGCCGCGCTTCAGCCAGCCCGTCTACCAGGTCTACGTGAGCGAGAACAACGTGCCCGGCGCCTACATCTACGCCGTCAGCGCCACCGACCGGGACCAGGGCGCCAACGCCCAGCTCGCCTACTCCATCCTGGAGAGCCAGATCCAGGGCATGTCCGTCTTCACCTACGTCTCCATCAACTCCGAGAACGGCTTCCTCTACGCCCTCCGCTCCTTCGACTACGAGCAGCTCAAGGAGTTCAGCTTCCAGGTGGAGGCCCGCGACGCCGGCGAGGAGCCGCAGCCGCTGGCCGGCAACGCCACCGTCAACATCGTCGTGGTGGACCAGAACGACAACGCCCCCGCCATCgtcagccccctgcccggccgcAACGGCACCCCGGCGCGGGAGGCGCTGCCCCGCGGCGCCGAGCCGGGCTACCTGGTGAGCCGGGTGGCGGCGGTGGACGCCGACGACGGGGAGAACGCCCGCCTCACCTACAGCATCGTGCGGGGCAACGAGGCCAGCCTCTTCCGCATGGACTGGCGCACCGGGGAGCTGCGGACGGCCCGCAGGGTGCCGGCCAAGCGCGACCCGCAGCGCCCCTACGAGCTGGTCATCGAGGTGCGCGACCACGGGCAGCCGCCGCTCTCCTCCACCGCCGCCATCCAGGTGGTGCTGGTGGACGGCGCGGCCgagcggcccggcggcggcggcggcggcggcctgggcgcgggggcgggcgcggggggcggtggcggcggcggctccggcgAGCATCGCCCCAGCCGCTCCGGGGGGGACACCTCCCTCGACCTCACCCTCATCCTCATCATCGCCCTGGGCTCCGTCTCCTTCATCTTCCTGCTGGCCATGATCGTCCTGGCCGTGCGCTGCCAGAAGGAGAAGAAGCTCAACATCTACACCTGCCTGGCCAGCGactgctgcctgggctgctgctgctgctgcccctgctgcagccgCCAGGCGCGGGCCCGCAAGAAGAAGCTCAGCAAGTCGGACATCATGCTGGTGCAGAGCTCCAACGTGCCCAGCAACCCGGCGCAGGTGCCGGTGGAGGAGTCGGGCAGCTTCGGCTCCCATCACCACAACCAGAACTACTGCTACCAGGTCTGCCTCACCCCCGAGTCCGCCAAGACCGACCTGATGTTCCTcaagccctgcagcccctcccgCAGCACCGACGCCGAGCACAACCCTTGCGGGGCCATCGTCACCGGCTACGCCGACCAGCAGCCCGACATCATCTCCAACGGCAGCATTCTGTCCAGCGAG acAAAACATCAGCGTGCTGAGCTCAGTTATCTAGTTGACAGACCCCGACGAGTAAACAG TTCTGCATTCCAGGAAGCAGACATAGTAAGCTCTAAGGACAGTGGTCATGGAGACAGTGAGCAAGGAGACAGTGATCATGATGCCACTAATCGAGGTCAATCCTCTG GCATGGATCTCTTCTCCAATTGCACGGAGGAATGTAAAGCACTGGGCCACTCGGATCGGTGCTGGATGCCTTCCTTTGTTCCATCTGATGGACGCCAAGCTGCAGATTACCGCAGCAATCTCCATGTACCTGGCATGGACTCCGTTCCAGACACTGAAGTGTTTGAAACACCAGAAGCCCAGCCGGGGGCAGAAAGGTCCTTCTCCACCTTCGGCAAAGAGAAGGCCCTTCACAACACTCTGGAGAGGAAGGAGTTGGATGGACTGCTGTCTAATACACGAGCGCCTTACAAACCACCATATTTGA
- the PCDH10 gene encoding protocadherin-10 isoform X2, which produces MIVLFLFALLWMVEGALCQLHYTVQEEQEHGTFVGNIAEDLGLDITKLSARRFQTAPNSRSPYLELNLETGVLYVNEKIDREQICKQSPSCLLHLEVFLENPLELFRVEIEVLDINDNPPSFPEPDLTVEISESATPGTRFPLESAFDPDVGTNSLRTYEITPNSYFSLDVQTQGDGNRFAELVLDKPLDREQQAVHRYVLTAVDGGQPQQRTGTALLTIRVLDSNDNVPAFEQPVYTVSLPENSPPGTLVLQLNATDPDEGQNGEVIYSFSSHISARARELFGIAPRTGRLEVSGELDYEESSVYQVYVQAKDLGPNAVPAHCKVLVRVLDANDNAPEISFSTVKEAVSEAAAPGTVVALFSVSDRDSEENGQVQCELLQGDAPFRLKSSFKNYYTIVTEGPLDREQPGGDAYTLTVVARDRGEPPLSTSKSIQVRVSDVNDNAPRFSQPVYQVYVSENNVPGAYIYAVSATDRDQGANAQLAYSILESQIQGMSVFTYVSINSENGFLYALRSFDYEQLKEFSFQVEARDAGEEPQPLAGNATVNIVVVDQNDNAPAIVSPLPGRNGTPAREALPRGAEPGYLVSRVAAVDADDGENARLTYSIVRGNEASLFRMDWRTGELRTARRVPAKRDPQRPYELVIEVRDHGQPPLSSTAAIQVVLVDGAAERPGGGGGGGLGAGAGAGGGGGGGSGEHRPSRSGGDTSLDLTLILIIALGSVSFIFLLAMIVLAVRCQKEKKLNIYTCLASDCCLGCCCCCPCCSRQARARKKKLSKSDIMLVQSSNVPSNPAQVPVEESGSFGSHHHNQNYCYQVCLTPESAKTDLMFLKPCSPSRSTDAEHNPCGAIVTGYADQQPDIISNGSILSSETKHQRAELSYLVDRPRRVNSSAFQEADIVSSKDSGHGDSEQGDSDHDATNRGQSSGMDLFSNCTEECKALGHSDRCWMPSFVPSDGRQAADYRSNLHVPGMDSVPDTEVFETPEAQPGAERSFSTFGKEKALHNTLERKELDGLLSNTRAPYKPPYLKHGWQQSNPHPTSPSPSPSRVSHPLPGCTTTKARKRIC; this is translated from the exons ATGATTGTGCTATTCCTCTTTGCCTTGCTCTGGATGGTGGAGGGGGCCCTTTGCCAGCTCCATTACACGGTGCAGGAAGAGCAGGAGCATGGCACGTTCGTGGGGAATATCGCCGAGGACCTGGGCTTGGACATTACAAAACTTTCGGCTCGCCGCTTCCAGACGGCGCCCAACTCCCGTAGCCCTTACCTGGAGCTCAACCTGGAAACCGGGGTGCTCTACGTGAACGAGAAGATCGACCGGGAGCAGATCTGCAAGCagagcccctcctgcctgctgcacctGGAGGTCTTCTTGGAGAACCCCCTCGAGCTGTTCCGGGTGGAGATCGAGGTGCTGGACATCAACGACAACCCGCCCTCCTTCCCGGAGCCCGACCTCACCGTGGAGATCTCGGAGAGCGCCACGCCGGGTACCCGCTTCCCCCTGGAGAGCGCCTTCGACCCCGACGTGGGCACCAACTCGCTGCGCACCTACGAGATCACCCCCAACAGCTACTTCTCCCTGGACGTGCAGACGCAGGGGGACGGCAACCGCTTTGCCGAGCTGGTGCTGGACAAGCCCCTGGACCGGGAGCAGCAAGCGGTGCACCGCTACGTGCTGACCGCGGTGGACGgcgggcagccccagcagcgcaCCGGCACCGCCCTGCTCACCATCAGGGTACTGGACTCCAACGACAACGTCCCCGCCTTCGAGCAGCCCGTCTACACCGTGTCGCTGCCGGAGAACTCGCCGCCGGGCaccctggtgctgcagctcaACGCCACCGACCCCGACGAGGGGCAGAACGGCGAGGTGATCTACTCCTTCAGCAGCCACATCTCCGCCCGCGCCCGGGAGCTCTTCGGCATCGCGCCGCGCACCGGGCGGCTGGAGGTGAGCGGCGAGCTGGACTACGAGGAGAGCAGCGTGTACCAGGTGTACGTGCAAGCCAAGGACCTGGGGCCCAACGCCGTGCCGGCGCACTGCAAGGTGCTGGTGCGGGTGCTGGACGCCAACGACAACGCGCCCGAGATCAGCTTCTCCACCGTCAAGGAGGCGGTGAGCgaggcggcggcgccgggcaCCGTGGTGGCCCTCTTCAGCGTCTCGGACCGCGACTCGGAGGAGAACGGGCAGGTGCAGTGCGAGCTGCTGCAGGGCGACGCGCCCTTCCGCCTCAAGAGCTCCTTCAAGAACTACTACACCATCGTCACCGAGGGGCCGCTGGACCGCGAGCAGCCGGGCGGCGACGCCTACACCCTCACCGTGGTGGCCCGGGACCGCGGCGAGCCGCCGCTGAGCACCAGCAAGTCCATCCAGGTGCGGGTGAGCGACGTGAACGACAACGCGCCGCGCTTCAGCCAGCCCGTCTACCAGGTCTACGTGAGCGAGAACAACGTGCCCGGCGCCTACATCTACGCCGTCAGCGCCACCGACCGGGACCAGGGCGCCAACGCCCAGCTCGCCTACTCCATCCTGGAGAGCCAGATCCAGGGCATGTCCGTCTTCACCTACGTCTCCATCAACTCCGAGAACGGCTTCCTCTACGCCCTCCGCTCCTTCGACTACGAGCAGCTCAAGGAGTTCAGCTTCCAGGTGGAGGCCCGCGACGCCGGCGAGGAGCCGCAGCCGCTGGCCGGCAACGCCACCGTCAACATCGTCGTGGTGGACCAGAACGACAACGCCCCCGCCATCgtcagccccctgcccggccgcAACGGCACCCCGGCGCGGGAGGCGCTGCCCCGCGGCGCCGAGCCGGGCTACCTGGTGAGCCGGGTGGCGGCGGTGGACGCCGACGACGGGGAGAACGCCCGCCTCACCTACAGCATCGTGCGGGGCAACGAGGCCAGCCTCTTCCGCATGGACTGGCGCACCGGGGAGCTGCGGACGGCCCGCAGGGTGCCGGCCAAGCGCGACCCGCAGCGCCCCTACGAGCTGGTCATCGAGGTGCGCGACCACGGGCAGCCGCCGCTCTCCTCCACCGCCGCCATCCAGGTGGTGCTGGTGGACGGCGCGGCCgagcggcccggcggcggcggcggcggcggcctgggcgcgggggcgggcgcggggggcggtggcggcggcggctccggcgAGCATCGCCCCAGCCGCTCCGGGGGGGACACCTCCCTCGACCTCACCCTCATCCTCATCATCGCCCTGGGCTCCGTCTCCTTCATCTTCCTGCTGGCCATGATCGTCCTGGCCGTGCGCTGCCAGAAGGAGAAGAAGCTCAACATCTACACCTGCCTGGCCAGCGactgctgcctgggctgctgctgctgctgcccctgctgcagccgCCAGGCGCGGGCCCGCAAGAAGAAGCTCAGCAAGTCGGACATCATGCTGGTGCAGAGCTCCAACGTGCCCAGCAACCCGGCGCAGGTGCCGGTGGAGGAGTCGGGCAGCTTCGGCTCCCATCACCACAACCAGAACTACTGCTACCAGGTCTGCCTCACCCCCGAGTCCGCCAAGACCGACCTGATGTTCCTcaagccctgcagcccctcccgCAGCACCGACGCCGAGCACAACCCTTGCGGGGCCATCGTCACCGGCTACGCCGACCAGCAGCCCGACATCATCTCCAACGGCAGCATTCTGTCCAGCGAG acAAAACATCAGCGTGCTGAGCTCAGTTATCTAGTTGACAGACCCCGACGAGTAAACAG TTCTGCATTCCAGGAAGCAGACATAGTAAGCTCTAAGGACAGTGGTCATGGAGACAGTGAGCAAGGAGACAGTGATCATGATGCCACTAATCGAGGTCAATCCTCTG GCATGGATCTCTTCTCCAATTGCACGGAGGAATGTAAAGCACTGGGCCACTCGGATCGGTGCTGGATGCCTTCCTTTGTTCCATCTGATGGACGCCAAGCTGCAGATTACCGCAGCAATCTCCATGTACCTGGCATGGACTCCGTTCCAGACACTGAAGTGTTTGAAACACCAGAAGCCCAGCCGGGGGCAGAAAGGTCCTTCTCCACCTTCGGCAAAGAGAAGGCCCTTCACAACACTCTGGAGAGGAAGGAGTTGGATGGACTGCTGTCTAATACACGAGCGCCTTACAAACCACCATATTTGA
- the PCDH10 gene encoding protocadherin-10 isoform X1: protein MIVLFLFALLWMVEGALCQLHYTVQEEQEHGTFVGNIAEDLGLDITKLSARRFQTAPNSRSPYLELNLETGVLYVNEKIDREQICKQSPSCLLHLEVFLENPLELFRVEIEVLDINDNPPSFPEPDLTVEISESATPGTRFPLESAFDPDVGTNSLRTYEITPNSYFSLDVQTQGDGNRFAELVLDKPLDREQQAVHRYVLTAVDGGQPQQRTGTALLTIRVLDSNDNVPAFEQPVYTVSLPENSPPGTLVLQLNATDPDEGQNGEVIYSFSSHISARARELFGIAPRTGRLEVSGELDYEESSVYQVYVQAKDLGPNAVPAHCKVLVRVLDANDNAPEISFSTVKEAVSEAAAPGTVVALFSVSDRDSEENGQVQCELLQGDAPFRLKSSFKNYYTIVTEGPLDREQPGGDAYTLTVVARDRGEPPLSTSKSIQVRVSDVNDNAPRFSQPVYQVYVSENNVPGAYIYAVSATDRDQGANAQLAYSILESQIQGMSVFTYVSINSENGFLYALRSFDYEQLKEFSFQVEARDAGEEPQPLAGNATVNIVVVDQNDNAPAIVSPLPGRNGTPAREALPRGAEPGYLVSRVAAVDADDGENARLTYSIVRGNEASLFRMDWRTGELRTARRVPAKRDPQRPYELVIEVRDHGQPPLSSTAAIQVVLVDGAAERPGGGGGGGLGAGAGAGGGGGGGSGEHRPSRSGGDTSLDLTLILIIALGSVSFIFLLAMIVLAVRCQKEKKLNIYTCLASDCCLGCCCCCPCCSRQARARKKKLSKSDIMLVQSSNVPSNPAQVPVEESGSFGSHHHNQNYCYQVCLTPESAKTDLMFLKPCSPSRSTDAEHNPCGAIVTGYADQQPDIISNGSILSSETKHQRAELSYLVDRPRRVNSSAFQEADIVSSKDSGHGDSEQGDSDHDATNRGQSSGMDLFSNCTEECKALGHSDRCWMPSFVPSDGRQAADYRSNLHVPGMDSVPDTEVFETPEAQPGAERSFSTFGKEKALHNTLERKELDGLLSNTRAPYKPPYLKHGWQQSNPHPTSPSPSPSRVSHPLPGCTTTKALAISGSQSGL from the exons ATGATTGTGCTATTCCTCTTTGCCTTGCTCTGGATGGTGGAGGGGGCCCTTTGCCAGCTCCATTACACGGTGCAGGAAGAGCAGGAGCATGGCACGTTCGTGGGGAATATCGCCGAGGACCTGGGCTTGGACATTACAAAACTTTCGGCTCGCCGCTTCCAGACGGCGCCCAACTCCCGTAGCCCTTACCTGGAGCTCAACCTGGAAACCGGGGTGCTCTACGTGAACGAGAAGATCGACCGGGAGCAGATCTGCAAGCagagcccctcctgcctgctgcacctGGAGGTCTTCTTGGAGAACCCCCTCGAGCTGTTCCGGGTGGAGATCGAGGTGCTGGACATCAACGACAACCCGCCCTCCTTCCCGGAGCCCGACCTCACCGTGGAGATCTCGGAGAGCGCCACGCCGGGTACCCGCTTCCCCCTGGAGAGCGCCTTCGACCCCGACGTGGGCACCAACTCGCTGCGCACCTACGAGATCACCCCCAACAGCTACTTCTCCCTGGACGTGCAGACGCAGGGGGACGGCAACCGCTTTGCCGAGCTGGTGCTGGACAAGCCCCTGGACCGGGAGCAGCAAGCGGTGCACCGCTACGTGCTGACCGCGGTGGACGgcgggcagccccagcagcgcaCCGGCACCGCCCTGCTCACCATCAGGGTACTGGACTCCAACGACAACGTCCCCGCCTTCGAGCAGCCCGTCTACACCGTGTCGCTGCCGGAGAACTCGCCGCCGGGCaccctggtgctgcagctcaACGCCACCGACCCCGACGAGGGGCAGAACGGCGAGGTGATCTACTCCTTCAGCAGCCACATCTCCGCCCGCGCCCGGGAGCTCTTCGGCATCGCGCCGCGCACCGGGCGGCTGGAGGTGAGCGGCGAGCTGGACTACGAGGAGAGCAGCGTGTACCAGGTGTACGTGCAAGCCAAGGACCTGGGGCCCAACGCCGTGCCGGCGCACTGCAAGGTGCTGGTGCGGGTGCTGGACGCCAACGACAACGCGCCCGAGATCAGCTTCTCCACCGTCAAGGAGGCGGTGAGCgaggcggcggcgccgggcaCCGTGGTGGCCCTCTTCAGCGTCTCGGACCGCGACTCGGAGGAGAACGGGCAGGTGCAGTGCGAGCTGCTGCAGGGCGACGCGCCCTTCCGCCTCAAGAGCTCCTTCAAGAACTACTACACCATCGTCACCGAGGGGCCGCTGGACCGCGAGCAGCCGGGCGGCGACGCCTACACCCTCACCGTGGTGGCCCGGGACCGCGGCGAGCCGCCGCTGAGCACCAGCAAGTCCATCCAGGTGCGGGTGAGCGACGTGAACGACAACGCGCCGCGCTTCAGCCAGCCCGTCTACCAGGTCTACGTGAGCGAGAACAACGTGCCCGGCGCCTACATCTACGCCGTCAGCGCCACCGACCGGGACCAGGGCGCCAACGCCCAGCTCGCCTACTCCATCCTGGAGAGCCAGATCCAGGGCATGTCCGTCTTCACCTACGTCTCCATCAACTCCGAGAACGGCTTCCTCTACGCCCTCCGCTCCTTCGACTACGAGCAGCTCAAGGAGTTCAGCTTCCAGGTGGAGGCCCGCGACGCCGGCGAGGAGCCGCAGCCGCTGGCCGGCAACGCCACCGTCAACATCGTCGTGGTGGACCAGAACGACAACGCCCCCGCCATCgtcagccccctgcccggccgcAACGGCACCCCGGCGCGGGAGGCGCTGCCCCGCGGCGCCGAGCCGGGCTACCTGGTGAGCCGGGTGGCGGCGGTGGACGCCGACGACGGGGAGAACGCCCGCCTCACCTACAGCATCGTGCGGGGCAACGAGGCCAGCCTCTTCCGCATGGACTGGCGCACCGGGGAGCTGCGGACGGCCCGCAGGGTGCCGGCCAAGCGCGACCCGCAGCGCCCCTACGAGCTGGTCATCGAGGTGCGCGACCACGGGCAGCCGCCGCTCTCCTCCACCGCCGCCATCCAGGTGGTGCTGGTGGACGGCGCGGCCgagcggcccggcggcggcggcggcggcggcctgggcgcgggggcgggcgcggggggcggtggcggcggcggctccggcgAGCATCGCCCCAGCCGCTCCGGGGGGGACACCTCCCTCGACCTCACCCTCATCCTCATCATCGCCCTGGGCTCCGTCTCCTTCATCTTCCTGCTGGCCATGATCGTCCTGGCCGTGCGCTGCCAGAAGGAGAAGAAGCTCAACATCTACACCTGCCTGGCCAGCGactgctgcctgggctgctgctgctgctgcccctgctgcagccgCCAGGCGCGGGCCCGCAAGAAGAAGCTCAGCAAGTCGGACATCATGCTGGTGCAGAGCTCCAACGTGCCCAGCAACCCGGCGCAGGTGCCGGTGGAGGAGTCGGGCAGCTTCGGCTCCCATCACCACAACCAGAACTACTGCTACCAGGTCTGCCTCACCCCCGAGTCCGCCAAGACCGACCTGATGTTCCTcaagccctgcagcccctcccgCAGCACCGACGCCGAGCACAACCCTTGCGGGGCCATCGTCACCGGCTACGCCGACCAGCAGCCCGACATCATCTCCAACGGCAGCATTCTGTCCAGCGAG acAAAACATCAGCGTGCTGAGCTCAGTTATCTAGTTGACAGACCCCGACGAGTAAACAG TTCTGCATTCCAGGAAGCAGACATAGTAAGCTCTAAGGACAGTGGTCATGGAGACAGTGAGCAAGGAGACAGTGATCATGATGCCACTAATCGAGGTCAATCCTCTG GCATGGATCTCTTCTCCAATTGCACGGAGGAATGTAAAGCACTGGGCCACTCGGATCGGTGCTGGATGCCTTCCTTTGTTCCATCTGATGGACGCCAAGCTGCAGATTACCGCAGCAATCTCCATGTACCTGGCATGGACTCCGTTCCAGACACTGAAGTGTTTGAAACACCAGAAGCCCAGCCGGGGGCAGAAAGGTCCTTCTCCACCTTCGGCAAAGAGAAGGCCCTTCACAACACTCTGGAGAGGAAGGAGTTGGATGGACTGCTGTCTAATACACGAGCGCCTTACAAACCACCATATTTGA